The sequence GAATCCCGCGTCGCCTGGCTGGCGGACGGCCCGACGAGGGCGTCGAGCACGCGCTCCTCGGCGGCCATCTCGGCCTTGGCCTTCACCGAGCGCCGGCGCTCCTCCTTGACGAGGCCGATGGCGATCTCGACGAGGTCGCGCACGATCTGCTCGACGTCGCGGCCGACATAGCCCACCTCGGTGAACTTCGTCGCCTCGACCTTGAGGAAGGGCGCCCGGGCCAGCTTGGCGAGGCGCCGCGCGATCTCGGTCTTGCCGCAGCCGGTGGGGCCGATCATCAGGATGTTCTTGGGCATCACCTCGTCCTTGATCGGACCGGTGAGCTGCTGGCGACGCCAGCGGTTGCGCAGCGCGATGGCGACCGCGCGCTTGGCGTCCGTCTGCCCGACGATGTAACGATCGAGCTCGGAGACGATCTCGCGGGGGGAGAAGGTGGTCATGCCGGATCCTGTGATGATCGGTGCGCTGTGAAGAGGGGAACGCGATGGCGCCCAAACTGTGGCTGATCGCCGGGGCGAACGGCGTCGGCAAGACGACCTACGCCTTCCGCCATATCCGCGCCGTGTCGGGTTCCGACGAATTCGTGAATCTCGACGAGCTCGCCCGCGGCATCTCCCCGCTGAACGTCGAGAAGGGCCGAATTCGGGCGTCGCGGACGGCGGTCGGCCTGATCGAGGACCTGATCGCCGCCCGGCGCTCGTTCTCGGTCGAGACGACGCTCGCCGGCCGTACGCATCTGCGCACGATCGACGCCGCGCATGCGGCCGGGATGGAGGTCGCGATCCTGTATTTCGCGGTGGCGCGGGTGGAGACCTGCCTCGGCCGCATCGCCCGGCGCGTCGCGGAAGGCGGGCACGACGTGCCCGAGGCCGAGGCGCGCCGCCGCTGGGCGCGCTCGCTCGCGAATTTCGGCAGCTATGCCGGCAAAGCCGATCTGTGGCGCGTCTTCGCCGCCGACGCCAGGCCGACCATCGTCGCCGAGGGCCGAGGCGGCTGCATCGCCCTGCGCGGCGAGACCGCCGGCCTGCCGCCGCCGCTCGCCGAGGCGCTCGACGCCATGCCGCCCTGCCCGGAGGCGTGAGGGCGCGATCGCGGCGTGCCCGGCCGGCATCAGACGGCGCTCTCCAGGCTTTCGACGACGAGGTTGCCGTTGGTGTAGACGCAGATGTCGGCCGCGATCTGCAGCGAGCGACGCACGATGGTCTCGGCGTCGAGATCGGTGTCGGCCAGCGCGCGGGCCGCGGCGAGCGCGTAGTTGCCGCCGGAACCGATGGCCATGACGCCCGACTCCGGCTCCAGCACGTCCCCCGCGCCGGAGAGGAGGAGCCCGACGTCCTTGTCGGCGACGAGCATCATGGCTTCCAGCCGGCGCAGGTAGCGGTCCGTGCGCCAGTCCTTGGTCAGCTCGACGCAGGCGCGCACCAGCTGCCCGGGATATTGCTCGAGCTTGGCCTCGAG comes from Salinarimonas sp. and encodes:
- a CDS encoding AAA family ATPase produces the protein MAPKLWLIAGANGVGKTTYAFRHIRAVSGSDEFVNLDELARGISPLNVEKGRIRASRTAVGLIEDLIAARRSFSVETTLAGRTHLRTIDAAHAAGMEVAILYFAVARVETCLGRIARRVAEGGHDVPEAEARRRWARSLANFGSYAGKADLWRVFAADARPTIVAEGRGGCIALRGETAGLPPPLAEALDAMPPCPEA
- the hslV gene encoding ATP-dependent protease subunit HslV, encoding MHATTILMVRKGGTLVIGGDGQVSLGQTIVKGNARKVRTLAKGSVIGGFAGATADAFTLFERLEAKLEQYPGQLVRACVELTKDWRTDRYLRRLEAMMLVADKDVGLLLSGAGDVLEPESGVMAIGSGGNYALAAARALADTDLDAETIVRRSLQIAADICVYTNGNLVVESLESAV